The sequence AGATTAACTGGTCTGGGATTGCTAGCTTACTTTGTTGCGCATGTGATAGAAACAAGTTCATTGGCACAGGGTAGGTTTGCATGGGAAAAGATGCTTGAACTTACGCAAACTACAGAGGGGCATATTATCTTGATACTTGTAATAGGAATGTCAGTGTTTCATGCAGCGAATGGAGTTAGATTGTACATAGCGCATGGTGGCAAGGGTGTTGGTTCTCCTGGTAGACCAGATTATCCTTACAGGCCCACTTCTTTAAGCCTGAAGATGCGCACTTGCATTTGGGTTGCTATGGCACTTGCAGCTTTCGCAATGATGTATGGTACTTCCGTATTATTTGGTGAGTAAAGATGCGAGAAGGTACCATAATGAATATACATTACATAACTGGACTCGCCGCAATCATATTGGTTGGCATACACATAATGTTCAGGTTGATAGTACCATATGGTGAAAGTTTGCAGTACGAAAATGTTATAGCTAATTATCAGAATTTGCCATATGCGATAGTCCTGGAATTGATACTTGTAACTGTAGCGATCCATGGATTCAACGGTTTACGTGTAGTGCTCATAGAACTGAAGCAGGGTAGTCACTGGGAAACTGGTGTGAAGTGGGGCTGTGTAACCGCTGCTGTAGCCATTATTGCTTATGGTAGTAGAACCATACTCCTTGCAAGCATGACGGGAGCAATATGAAATGGCAAAGAATGTTAGACTAAAGGTGTATAGACATATTCCAGGACAGGATTCGCCGCACTACGATATGTATGAAGTTCCAGCCGAACGCTGGACTACCGTTTTGGATGCATTACTTTATGCCAAGGCTTACAAAGATCATTCGATAGCAATACGCTACTCATGTAGAATGGCTTCGTGTGGCTCCTGCGGTATGATGATCAATGGAATACCAAGATTGGCATGTTATACGAAGATAGACGAGCTTAATATGGATACTATTACATGTGAACCGTTATCCAACTATCCTATCATACGAGACCTAGTTGGTGATTTTACTACCTTCTTCAAGCACCACAGCGATATGAAACCGTATATCATAAACGACATTGAAATCGATGAAAAAACTAGGGAATTCTTGCAGAGCCCTGAAGATTTGGACAAGTTCCTGCAATTTTCATACTGCATAAAATGCGGCCTTTGCTATTCCGCATGCCCCGTGGTAGCTACGGATACGAAATTTCCAGGGCCGCAAGCCTTAGCACAGATGTATAGGTATTTCGCGGACAACAGGGATCAGGCCTCGGATGAAAGGCTGAAAATAGTAGACAATAGGCATGGTATTTGGCGATGCCATTTTGCTGGCTCTTGCAGCAAAGTATGTCCAAAAGGTGTGGATCCTGCATTGGGAATACAGCTTCTTAGGGGTTATATGATGGGTTTTTCGAAAAAGGAAAAGAAGGAGCCCAAACTCTTGAGAAAAACTTGAACCCTACTTGTCGTAAACAGCCGTGCTATTACCTCTCTTGCCCTCGTTAACCTGTTTGTTTATTGCTTCAGCCATGAAGTGATTACTAACATTCACCATAACCTTGTGTATGCCGTCAATTTTCTCTAAATTGTCCTTTATATCCTGAGCGATCTTAAATCCAAAAACCGCAGGACAGAACGGACTGGTAAGATGCAAATCCACCTTCACATTTCCATCGGTAATATCTATGTTATCTATCAGTTGCAATTCCATTATTGACACATTGATTTCAGGATCCACTATCTTAGTTAATTCATCAAAGATCTTTCTTCTTATTTGCTGCAGATCTCCACTCATGACTGACATAATGTTAACACCATATATAACTATTAAATGATAGCCACTTCACGGTTCCCTTCAGCACAAGAACTGCATATGAGTAGTGAAACGCCATAGCTTATTATGCTTGGTAATGATAAACGTCCACAGTTTGCGGACTATTGACATGATAGTAATTTCTGTAATCGCCATAGTAATTGCAGTTACCGCTATAACCTCTATCATGACTTCTCCGGAATCTAATCAATTACAAAATGAAGTAAAATTTCTTGCTCCAGCATCAGAACCAGAGTTAGTTGACACCTTCAGTTTGCCAATTGGCAAAGTTGTTGTAAATGAGCACGTGTTGATACAATCTGAAATTACGAACAATCAAGATGTTAGACAGAAATTTGTCTACATAGTGAAGGTCAATGATGGAGACGGTGTGACAATCGCTCTTTCTTGGATGGGTTCGGAAATACCTCCAAACGAAAAACTTAACGCGGCCCAGTCGTGGAGGCCTGTTCTACCGGGTGAGTATGACATAGTGGTATTCGTATGGGATAGTATAGATGGAGCAACCATATTGTCGCCTGCCAGAAAAATATCCGTTGAAGTTTTTCCGTTGTGAAGTTATTGAGTTGCGCCGATCGCCCTAGTTCTCCATGATTTTGGGTACGTATCCGGTTTCATAATTATACGCTTTATGTTGAATGCTATCCCTTTATCAGCTTCAACTATCTCCTGCGCAGACATCGCAGCTTCTGCCAGTCCTACGATCTCTCCCTTTAATGTATACACACCAACAAAATCGTTCTTCTTCAAATCCCGAGGTATCTTGAGCAGGCCTGGCATGGCAAGCTGTGCGCCATGACAAAGCGCGTCTACCGCTGAATCCCGGATTATAACGGCTTTTACTATTCCCAGTGATATCTCGATGGGCTGCACCAGATCCCTTAATTTGTCCTCCTTACCAGTTTCCTTCCATATATTGTAAGCATCTGCAAGATCATGCAACCTGACTAGGCCAGTGCTTTCATCCAAGTTACTGACACGGGTTCTTCTTAATTCCACCATAGTGGCTCCACAGCCTAACACTTCTCCGATGTCATAGATTATTTTTCGTATGTAGGTGCCCGCCTGACATAATACGTGCAGTAGAATCAATCGACCACTTTCTTCCATAACGTCAAGTTCGTAAACATTTCTTATCCTGACTTCCCTTTTTACAGATGAACGTTGAGGTGGTCTCTGGTAAATTTCTCCTACGAATTCTTTGGCAACAGATCTCAATCTTTCGCTGGAAACGGTTGCATGCAATCTTGCTAAAGCATAGTATTCTTTCGGTCCAAATAACAGTGCGCTGAGAGCTTTAGTGCCTTCGCCCAGACCGATTGGAAGCAAACCTGTAGCAGGGGGATCCAGCGTACCACTATGACCAGCTTTTTCTATTTGAAGAATTCGTTTTACCCATGCAACAACCTCGTGGCTTGTAGGACCTGCAGGTTTATCTATCGGTATTAGACCATAGTCGAGGAGTTCCTGTATTGGTCTCCGATCCGGGTAATGTCCATACCTGTCGTCTGTAGTATCCTCATCCAACTTCATTAATTGCTTGAACTGCGGCAAATCTATCATATCAAATGTTTCACTATCGTACATGTAATATCGATTACGCCATCTATATCTAACTGATCAGTGTTGATAACATAATCGAACACAGAAAGGTCTTCCCCGAATTTTATACCATAAAGGTCAAAATACAATTTCTTGTTCTCTTCATCACGCATAGAAACGATCTTCAGTGCTTCGTCGTATGAAATATTATCACGCTTCGCCATCCTTTTGGCCCTATTCTCCTTAGAGGCCTTTAGCCAGAACTTTACGGCATCACCAGCCAACCATGGCAACGTATAACTGGTTATGACAACGCCCCCTCTATTAGATGCCTGTACCAGCTTTTCATCAACCTGCTTGTCAAAGTTCGGGTTGGTTTTGCGCTCTCCTAGAAACTTTATTCCTTGCTCCGTATCCCACCAATCATTCCCAGACAAAGAGTAACCTTTCCCTATAGCCATCTCCTTTAGCACATCACCACCTGAATAATGTTTCAGATTAAATTTGTCTGCTATTACCCTCGCTATAGTGGT is a genomic window of Nitrososphaerales archaeon containing:
- a CDS encoding succinate dehydrogenase, translating into MQKENREGIRGWLNPTRYGWARVSFWLQRLTGLGLLAYFVAHVIETSSLAQGRFAWEKMLELTQTTEGHIILILVIGMSVFHAANGVRLYIAHGGKGVGSPGRPDYPYRPTSLSLKMRTCIWVAMALAAFAMMYGTSVLFGE
- a CDS encoding succinate dehydrogenase, which gives rise to MREGTIMNIHYITGLAAIILVGIHIMFRLIVPYGESLQYENVIANYQNLPYAIVLELILVTVAIHGFNGLRVVLIELKQGSHWETGVKWGCVTAAVAIIAYGSRTILLASMTGAI
- a CDS encoding succinate dehydrogenase iron-sulfur subunit, with product MAKNVRLKVYRHIPGQDSPHYDMYEVPAERWTTVLDALLYAKAYKDHSIAIRYSCRMASCGSCGMMINGIPRLACYTKIDELNMDTITCEPLSNYPIIRDLVGDFTTFFKHHSDMKPYIINDIEIDEKTREFLQSPEDLDKFLQFSYCIKCGLCYSACPVVATDTKFPGPQALAQMYRYFADNRDQASDERLKIVDNRHGIWRCHFAGSCSKVCPKGVDPALGIQLLRGYMMGFSKKEKKEPKLLRKT
- a CDS encoding iron-sulfur cluster assembly protein, giving the protein MSGDLQQIRRKIFDELTKIVDPEINVSIMELQLIDNIDITDGNVKVDLHLTSPFCPAVFGFKIAQDIKDNLEKIDGIHKVMVNVSNHFMAEAINKQVNEGKRGNSTAVYDK
- a CDS encoding RNA-guided pseudouridylation complex pseudouridine synthase subunit Cbf5, whose product is MYDSETFDMIDLPQFKQLMKLDEDTTDDRYGHYPDRRPIQELLDYGLIPIDKPAGPTSHEVVAWVKRILQIEKAGHSGTLDPPATGLLPIGLGEGTKALSALLFGPKEYYALARLHATVSSERLRSVAKEFVGEIYQRPPQRSSVKREVRIRNVYELDVMEESGRLILLHVLCQAGTYIRKIIYDIGEVLGCGATMVELRRTRVSNLDESTGLVRLHDLADAYNIWKETGKEDKLRDLVQPIEISLGIVKAVIIRDSAVDALCHGAQLAMPGLLKIPRDLKKNDFVGVYTLKGEIVGLAEAAMSAQEIVEADKGIAFNIKRIIMKPDTYPKSWRTRAIGATQ
- a CDS encoding cytidylate kinase family protein; protein product: MAHSIIISGLPAVGKTTIARVIADKFNLKHYSGGDVLKEMAIGKGYSLSGNDWWDTEQGIKFLGERKTNPNFDKQVDEKLVQASNRGGVVITSYTLPWLAGDAVKFWLKASKENRAKRMAKRDNISYDEALKIVSMRDEENKKLYFDLYGIKFGEDLSVFDYVINTDQLDIDGVIDITCTIVKHLI